A single region of the Micropterus dolomieu isolate WLL.071019.BEF.003 ecotype Adirondacks linkage group LG02, ASM2129224v1, whole genome shotgun sequence genome encodes:
- the LOC123984258 gene encoding histone H2B 1/2-like, which produces MPDPVKAPKKGSKKAVSKSVSKTGKKKRKTRKESYAIYVYKVLKQVHPDTGISSKAMLIMNSFVSDIFERIAGESSRLAHYNKRSTITSREIQTAVRLLLPGELAKHAVSEGTKAVTKYTSSK; this is translated from the coding sequence ATGCCTGATCCCGTGAAAGCGCCGAAGAAGGGCTCAAAGAAAGCCGTTTCTAAGAGCGTCTCCAAGACCggcaagaagaagaggaagaccaGGAAGGAGAGCTACGCCATCTACGTGTACAAGGTCCTGAAGCAGGTCCACCCCGACACCGGCATCTCGTCCAAGGCCATGCTGATCATGAACTCGTTCGTGAGCGACATCTTCGAGCGCATCGCCGGCGAGTCCTCCCGTCTGGCTCACTACAACAAGCGCTCCACCATCACCTCCAGGGAGATCCAGACCGCCGTCCGCCTGCTGCTGCCCGGTGAGCTGGCCAAGCACGCCGTGTCTGAAGGCACCAAGGCCGTGACCAAGTACACCAGCTCCAAGTAA
- the LOC123984307 gene encoding histone H4, protein MSGRGKGGKGLGKGGAKRHRKVLRDNIQGITKPAIRRLARRGGVKRISGLIYEETRGVLKVFLENVIRDAVTYTEHAKRKTVTAMDVVYALKRQGRTLYGFGG, encoded by the coding sequence ATGAGTGGAAGAGGCAAGGGAGGAAAAGGACTGGGGAAAGGAGGCGCTAAGCGTCACCGCAAAGTGCTCCGTGATAACATCCAGGGTATCACCAAACCCGCCATCCGTCGTCTGGCCCGCCGCGGCGGAGTCAAGCGGATCTCCGGTCTGATCTACGAGGAGACCCGCGGGGTGCTCAAGGTCTTCCTGGAGAACGTGATCCGCGATGCCGTCACCTACACCGAGCACGCCAAGAGGAAGACCGTCACCGCCATGGACGTGGTGTACGCTCTGAAGAGGCAGGGCCGCACCCTGTACGGCTTCGGAGGCTAA
- the LOC123984180 gene encoding histone H1-like, with the protein MVCLSTASCSQRSIIHSRIIVRRNNYKRNMAEVAPAPAAAAAPAKAAKKKVSKPKKAGHSVGELIVKAVAASKERSGVSAAALKKALAAGGYDVEKNKARVNAAFKSLVVKGTLVQTKGTGASGSFKINKKAETKPKKAVKKAAPKAKKPAAKKPAAAKKPKAAAAKKPAAAKKSPKKVKKPAAAKKATKSPKKATKSPKKVVKKAPAAKKTPVKKAAKPKVKKAAAKKK; encoded by the coding sequence ATGGTGTGTTTAAGTACAGCCTCCTGCTCGCAGCGTTCCATCATTCACTCTCGTATTATCGTGAGAAGGAACAACTACAAGCGAAATATGGCAGAGGTAGCCCCTGCTCCAGCCGCCGCAGCTGCTCCGGCCAAAGCAGCCAAGAAGAAGGTGTCCAAGCCGAAGAAGGCTGGGCACAGCGTCGGGGAGCTCATCGTTAAAGCCGTGGCCGCATCCAAGGAGCGGAGCGGCGTGTCCGCGGCCGCCCTGAAGAAGGCTCTGGCTGCCGGAGGTTACGATGTGGAGAAGAACAAGGCCCGCGTCAACGCCGCTTTCAAGAGTCTGGTGGTGAAGGGGACTCTGGTCCAGACAAAAGGGACCGGGGCCTCCGGCTCCTTCAAGATCAACAAGAAGGCGGAGACCAAGCCCAAGAAGGCGGTGAAGAAAGCCGCTCCTAAAGCCAAAAAGCCCGCAGCTAAGAAACCCGCGGCGGCCAAAAAGCCCAAAGCAGCGGCAGCCAAGAAGCCAGCAGCCGCCAAAAAGTCTCCCAAGAAGGTAAAGAAACCCGCAGCGGCCAAGAAGGCGACCAAGAGCCCCAAGAAAGCTACCAAGAGTCCCAAGAAGGTGGTGAAGAAGGCCCCCGCAGCCAAGAAGACCCCCGTCAAGAAAGCTGCCAAGCCCAAAGTAAAGAAGGCTGCAGCCAAGAAGAAGTGA
- the LOC123984252 gene encoding histone H2B 1/2-like yields MPDPVKAPKKGSKKAVSKSVSKTGKKKRKTRKESYAIYVYKVLKQVHPDTGISSKAMLIMNSFVSDIFERIAGESSRLAHYNKRSTITSREIQTAVRLLLPGELAKHAVSEGTKAVTKYTSSK; encoded by the coding sequence ATGCCTGATCCCGTGAAAGCGCCGAAGAAGGGCTCAAAGAAAGCCGTTTCTAAGAGCGTCTCCAAGACCggcaagaagaagaggaagaccaGGAAGGAGAGCTACGCCATCTACGTGTACAAGGTCCTGAAGCAGGTCCACCCCGACACCGGCATCTCGTCCAAGGCCATGCTGATCATGAACTCGTTCGTGAGCGACATCTTCGAGCGCATCGCCGGCGAGTCCTCCCGTCTGGCTCACTACAACAAGCGCTCCACCATCACCTCCAGGGAGATCCAGACCGCCGTCCGCCTGCTGCTGCCCGGTGAGCTGGCCAAGCACGCCGTGTCTGAAGGTACCAAGGCCGTGACCAAGTACACCAGCTCCAAGTGA